A region from the bacterium genome encodes:
- the atpA gene encoding F0F1 ATP synthase subunit alpha: protein MQIRAEEITEIIRKQIEGFEKTVDVKETGIVLSTGDGIARVHGLENAMAGELVELPGEVFGMVLNLEEDNVGIVLLGEYQLIKEGDIVKRTGRIVEVPVGKGLLGRVVNALGQPIDGKGPIEAEATRLVEVIAPGIVKRQPVKEPLQTGIKAIDSMIPIGRGQRELIIGDRQTGKTAVAIDTIINQQHSPDPVICIYVAVGQKASTVARVARDLEEQGALEYTIIVAATASEPAPLLFLAPFAGCSMGEHFRDNGQHALVIYDDLSKHAASYRQLSLLLRRPPGREAYPGDVFYLHSRLLERAAKMSDAEGGGSLTALPIIETQAGDVSAYIPTNVISITDGQIFLESDLFFSGIRPAINVGISVSRVGGSAQVRAMRQVAGRLRLELAQFREMAAFAQFGSDLDKATQMQLARGERLVEILKQGQYVPLPVSKQAVLIYAATNGHIDGYPVEALGKFEVELYHFMDNRYGELMQELAEKNEFTDDIKGRMDGALARFKEEFVYG, encoded by the coding sequence ATGCAGATAAGAGCTGAAGAGATAACCGAGATTATCAGGAAACAGATCGAGGGGTTTGAAAAGACGGTTGACGTCAAGGAGACAGGGATCGTCCTGTCCACCGGTGACGGGATCGCCCGTGTTCACGGCCTCGAGAACGCCATGGCCGGTGAGCTCGTCGAGCTGCCCGGGGAGGTCTTCGGGATGGTGCTCAACCTCGAGGAGGACAACGTGGGTATTGTCCTTCTTGGTGAATATCAGCTCATCAAGGAAGGCGACATCGTCAAGCGCACCGGGCGAATCGTTGAGGTCCCCGTCGGGAAAGGCCTGCTCGGCAGGGTGGTCAACGCCCTGGGCCAGCCCATCGACGGCAAGGGCCCCATCGAGGCCGAAGCCACCCGCCTGGTAGAGGTTATCGCACCCGGTATCGTCAAGCGCCAGCCGGTTAAGGAGCCACTCCAGACCGGCATCAAGGCTATCGATTCCATGATCCCCATCGGCCGCGGCCAGAGGGAGCTCATCATCGGCGACCGCCAGACAGGCAAGACGGCTGTGGCCATCGACACCATCATCAACCAGCAGCACTCCCCCGACCCGGTCATCTGCATCTACGTCGCGGTGGGACAGAAAGCGTCTACCGTGGCCCGTGTCGCCCGTGACCTGGAAGAGCAGGGCGCCCTGGAGTACACCATCATCGTCGCCGCAACCGCCAGCGAGCCGGCCCCCCTGCTTTTCCTCGCACCCTTCGCCGGGTGCTCCATGGGCGAGCACTTCAGGGACAACGGTCAGCACGCCCTGGTTATCTACGACGACCTTTCCAAGCACGCCGCCTCCTACAGGCAGCTTTCCCTGCTTCTCCGTCGCCCCCCCGGCCGCGAGGCCTACCCCGGGGACGTCTTCTACCTCCACTCAAGACTTCTGGAGCGCGCCGCCAAGATGAGCGACGCAGAGGGTGGGGGCTCCCTGACGGCCCTGCCCATCATCGAGACCCAGGCCGGTGACGTTTCGGCCTACATCCCCACCAACGTCATCTCCATCACCGACGGACAGATCTTCCTCGAGTCCGACCTGTTTTTTTCGGGCATCAGGCCCGCCATCAACGTGGGCATCTCGGTATCCAGGGTCGGCGGTTCCGCCCAGGTGCGCGCCATGCGGCAGGTGGCAGGCCGGCTTCGCCTCGAACTGGCCCAGTTCCGTGAAATGGCGGCTTTCGCCCAGTTCGGGTCGGATCTTGACAAGGCGACCCAGATGCAGCTGGCACGGGGCGAGAGGCTGGTGGAGATCCTCAAGCAGGGCCAGTATGTGCCTCTGCCGGTGTCCAAGCAGGCTGTCCTCATCTATGCTGCCACCAACGGACACATCGACGGCTACCCCGTGGAAGCCCTGGGCAAGTTCGAGGTTGAGCTTTACCACTTCATGGACAACCGTTATGGCGAGCTCATGCAAGAACTGGCCGAGAAAAACGAGTTTACCGACGACATCAAGGGCAGGATGGACGGCGCCCTTGCCAGGTTCAAGGAAGAGTTCGTTTACGGATAG
- the atpH gene encoding ATP synthase F1 subunit delta: MIGFVLAKRYAKAVIGLAQEAGSVTEVGQELEQISGLFAENPDLVNVFSDPTIAHKIKEKVLEEILRKGSIQELTMRFIHVLNEKNRILGIGEISRSYRDLSDQLTNRTRAMVVSASKLEDKEKDKIKEALSRISGKDVILEIEEDESLLGGVVAYMGSQVYDGSLKNQLALIKDSLSKGR; the protein is encoded by the coding sequence GTGATCGGGTTCGTCCTGGCAAAACGTTATGCCAAGGCGGTTATCGGCCTGGCGCAGGAAGCCGGCTCTGTAACCGAGGTCGGGCAGGAACTGGAGCAGATCTCCGGGCTGTTCGCCGAAAACCCGGACCTGGTCAACGTATTTTCGGATCCCACCATAGCCCATAAGATCAAGGAAAAGGTCCTGGAGGAGATCCTCAGAAAAGGGAGCATCCAGGAACTGACCATGCGGTTCATCCACGTTCTCAACGAGAAGAACCGGATCCTCGGCATCGGTGAGATCTCACGGTCGTACAGGGATCTGTCGGACCAGCTGACAAACCGAACCAGGGCCATGGTCGTTTCGGCCTCGAAACTTGAAGACAAAGAGAAGGACAAGATAAAGGAGGCCCTTTCCAGGATATCCGGAAAGGACGTCATCCTCGAGATCGAGGAGGACGAGAGCCTGCTCGGAGGCGTGGTCGCCTACATGGGCAGCCAGGTCTACGACGGAAGCCTCAAGAACCAGTTGGCGTTGATCAAAGACAGCCTCAGCAAGGGGAGATAG
- a CDS encoding ATP synthase F0 subunit B — protein MKILMRPAPGRFVLVLAAALVPVLAFAATGGEGNEGGGKAIYDLVMRIINFAVLVGALLYFARKPAVEAVRNSIESVRTMIRNAEAARKEAEVRMKEAEDRLAGVDKEIEELIANAREEAEVEKARILSDAEASVEKFKVEAAAAIEQELKKSQDILTREAAAAAVALAEEIISRKVTPEDHQRFVAEYLEKLEANQ, from the coding sequence ATGAAAATTTTGATGCGACCTGCCCCTGGGCGGTTTGTTCTGGTTCTGGCCGCGGCCCTGGTGCCCGTGCTGGCTTTCGCCGCTACCGGCGGTGAAGGAAACGAGGGCGGGGGCAAGGCCATCTACGACCTGGTCATGCGGATCATCAACTTCGCGGTCCTGGTAGGCGCTCTCCTGTACTTCGCCCGGAAACCGGCTGTGGAGGCCGTCCGCAACAGCATCGAGTCGGTACGCACCATGATCCGGAATGCCGAGGCGGCACGCAAGGAGGCCGAGGTCCGCATGAAGGAAGCCGAGGATCGGCTGGCCGGGGTGGACAAGGAGATCGAGGAGCTCATCGCCAACGCCAGGGAAGAAGCGGAAGTGGAGAAGGCGAGGATTTTATCCGACGCCGAGGCCTCGGTGGAAAAATTCAAAGTAGAGGCCGCGGCGGCCATTGAACAGGAACTCAAGAAGTCCCAGGATATCCTGACGCGGGAGGCGGCAGCGGCTGCCGTGGCCCTGGCTGAGGAGATCATCAGCCGGAAGGTAACCCCTGAGGACCACCAGAGGTTTGTCGCAGAATATCTGGAGAAGCTGGAGGCCAACCAGTGA
- the atpE gene encoding ATP synthase F0 subunit C, which yields MEITGIELIRAAALLGAGVSMGFGAIGPGIGEGFAAGKACEAIGRNPDQAGLLTRTMLVGQAVAESTGIYALVIALLLIFVVKG from the coding sequence AGGAATTGAACTGATCCGCGCAGCGGCTCTTCTGGGTGCGGGTGTGTCCATGGGGTTTGGAGCCATCGGCCCCGGCATCGGCGAGGGTTTTGCCGCCGGCAAGGCTTGCGAAGCTATCGGAAGAAACCCCGACCAGGCGGGCCTTCTCACCAGGACCATGCTTGTCGGGCAGGCGGTTGCCGAGTCCACGGGTATCTACGCCCTTGTCATCGCCCTTCTCCTGATCTTCGTTGTCAAGGGTTGA
- the atpG gene encoding ATP synthase F1 subunit gamma: MSTLRDIKRRITSVKNTEQITKAMKMVAASRLRRAQEAILASRPYAHKMLEVLSSLALRTNPQAHPLLVTREPKKVDLLVVTSDRGLCGAFNSNIIRRAERFMNEHPNWEFTLHLVGRKASDYFKRRDRKIRKVSLNILSDISFSHAAAIGNDMVENYLSEEFDQVFMVYNEFKSAIQQKVIVEQLLPIKPMDITEEVNAVEYTFEPSEEVLLKELLPRHINVQVYRVFLESIASEHGARMTAMEAASKNAEEMIDKLTLLFNRTRQAAITTELIEVVSGKEAMK; this comes from the coding sequence ATGAGCACCCTGAGGGATATCAAGCGGCGGATCACGTCGGTCAAGAACACCGAGCAGATCACCAAGGCCATGAAGATGGTGGCGGCATCAAGGCTTCGCCGTGCCCAGGAAGCCATCCTGGCGTCGCGGCCCTATGCTCACAAGATGCTGGAGGTTCTTTCGAGCCTCGCCCTGAGAACCAACCCCCAGGCCCACCCTCTCCTCGTTACAAGGGAGCCGAAAAAGGTGGACCTGCTGGTGGTGACCTCCGATCGGGGGCTTTGCGGAGCGTTCAACTCCAACATCATCCGGCGGGCCGAGCGGTTCATGAATGAGCACCCGAACTGGGAGTTCACCCTCCACCTCGTCGGCCGGAAGGCTTCCGATTACTTCAAGCGCCGGGATAGAAAAATCCGGAAAGTGTCCCTGAACATCCTTTCCGACATCTCGTTCTCGCACGCTGCCGCCATCGGAAACGACATGGTTGAAAACTACCTCAGCGAGGAGTTCGACCAGGTCTTCATGGTCTATAACGAGTTCAAGTCGGCTATCCAGCAGAAGGTCATCGTGGAGCAGCTGCTGCCCATCAAGCCCATGGACATCACGGAAGAGGTCAACGCGGTGGAATACACCTTCGAGCCCTCCGAGGAAGTCCTTCTAAAAGAGCTCCTGCCGCGGCACATCAACGTCCAGGTATACAGGGTCTTCCTGGAGTCGATAGCCAGCGAGCACGGTGCCCGGATGACCGCCATGGAGGCGGCGAGCAAGAACGCCGAGGAGATGATCGACAAGCTGACCCTCCTGTTCAACAGGACACGCCAGGCTGCGATAACCACCGAGCTCATCGAGGTTGTCAGCGGCAAGGAAGCGATGAAATAA